The region CGTTACCGGCCAGCCCTGCGTGTCATAGCCCGGCCCGCGGTCCTTGCTAACAAGACGTGGGTAGCCGTCATTAATTCCAGCAACAATCCCACGCATGCTACCGGGTGTGTGATCCTGCGCTGGGACGAAGATAAAACGCTGGTCTGACAATTCGTTATCATCCGAATGAGTAACTAACATGGAACCGTCTTGGGTAGCTCCACAAGTAATGATCATCGTTGTACACATAGTCGTTTTTCAGTGGTTTGTAATGATTGAAAACAAAAGACTGTATCCCCAGGTGTTCCTGCATTTAGTTCTCGTAACTAGCTGCATATAACCTGAGGACATTCTAGTATTACTATTCACATTTGGAATACCACTGTCCAATTTGAGAACCGATATTGGTGTTATAGTTACTAGCACCTGCACTGCTACCTGGAGGGGGTGGCTGTTGAGGGTAGTAGTTGCCATCACCATCCATAAATATCAACTGTTTATCAGGTAAATTCTGGTAAATAACCACAAATGAAGATCCTCCGTAGTGAAACATGCCCATTTCGTCGCCCTTATTCACCTTAGCCCCCTGTTTGATGCCTTCGTCAAACTGGACAGTTGAAACCTCACTCATGCCCAGAGGAATGCAGCAGACATATCCATAATCCTCGGTTTTGAAGACGACCAGGCCACGTGCGTTCGCTTCGGCCAGATAAGGAGTAGAAGCGGTGGTTGCTCCTCCATAATCAGGAAGTACTACCTTACTGAAAAAGCAACCTGGAATTACTATCGGGTCAAACAGCACCTCACCGTTTACGGGCACCCACCAGCGGTGGAAATTGTATGGATTTAGATAGGTCTGAAATACGTACCCACCTTCAAACATTTCAGCTAGCTTATACTGCTTGATTGTCGCATCCTCCTCAGGGACGGAGGAGCTGAAAATATCCTCCAACGAGTAAGGCATATCTTTAAGCCAAAATACATCCTTGCGTTTAACCTGAGGCTGCCAACAGAACAGTGAGCCATCATTAGGACAAATCACAACTTGGTTAGTTTCTGGGCTAGCAATCGGCCGAGATTTCGCCGAATCAAGAAATTTGCGTGTAAAAAAAGAATCCCAAGACCTCCAATAAGGTAAGGTCGGAGAGTCTTTTTCCCACAAATCAAACTCATACTGATGCTTAGCTGTTGGGGAGAGCCACTGCTTACCGTCTATAGTGAAGCCGGAAGCGGACGATGGGGTGTCGAGGAATATAGCCCATTCGTTTAGAATAGCCTTCATTTTCTCGTTAAACATTGGCAGCCGAAACAGCGTACTGCCGCCAAGCGTGGCATCAATGCCAACAACTAGAGCAGAAAAGGGCAAGCCAACTAAATCATCATTAATATATTGTGGGGCCATGCTAAGGATGGTATTGAAGGCATGGAGAAGAGTTTCTAAATCCGGAATTCTTGGAATTGGTACGTCCTTAGTCGCTTGGTGTGCCTCAATAATGTTTCCATTTTGCTGGAAGGCATTGTTGGCCAAAAAAGTAAGTACAGTATCGCCTTCGATAAGTTCTTTAAGGGCTTGGATGCTGGGCGAAAGTGCTTGGGGCTTTGCCTTGAGGACCATTTCAAAAAACAGTCTAAAAGATTCCCTGTTTGGGTTTGGCACCCAACTGCTTTGCACGCTAAATGGGACTAGTTGGTGGTGTAACATTGTTATGTTCTTAAGGGTTTTTCCTACTCGTTTGGCTTTTCGGCTTCGCCCCGTTTTAAGGTGGTTGCTGGTCTCCACTATTTTTCATTTACGCCTGTTATGCTCTGAGGTAACCTTACTAGTCGATAATATTAGGTGAATCAAGTAGACAAACATCAATAACTCGACTGGTCTGACTGATCAGTAGGTATGTGGTCAATATAAACGCATTTAACAGTATCAGTATACTAGTTGACGAGCTCATGAAATTGAATTTATTATAATTTATTTGGTATTTAAAAAAGAATAAGTAGCCATTTTTGTGTAACAAAAGTAGTTCCATATTAGTGGGTGCACTATCATATTTAGGACAATTTCTATCACATTTTGGACATTTAAGACTGTGTAGCGTCCTAAAATAAGTTTACATTGTTTAGATGAATATGATTGGTTCAAGCTTATAGTCTTGCTATCCGTTGACAGTATATCAATCACAAATCAGCTGGCTACTTCCAGACCTATATTCCTTTTCTTATACTGCTCCTTCCAGCGTCTTCACAAATTGCCCGTTTGCTGATTGAGCTTACTGTGGGATTACGGTGAGATGGGCTAATTAAAAAGCCTTAGGCATCTCACAAAATTTAATTTACCGCTGGAAGAATCAGCACAAAGGCGCAAAAAAGGCAACCGGTGAACAAAATGAGCTAGCACTGGAAATCAGCGGCTTGAGGATCGGGTACGGCAATTGGAAACTAAGCGCGAAATCACAAAAAAGCCTTAACCATTTTCAGCCGACATACCTAATGTTACAATATGAACTTACGCATGCACTGGTTGATACATTTACGGTCGAAATACTCTGCTCTGTGTTAGGCCTGAGTCGGACAGCATTAGGGGCGAACACTTATGAAACTATCTGGCTTACAGCCTATTCAGCTCAAGTCGTTTGTACCTCGAACGACCGATAGCACTTATGGAAAAGGCTACTGGTCTAACATATTATTAGACTAGATTAGCCGTCGCCCCAAGAGCCTAATTTGATTTTGGTAAGTGATATCACGCATTTGCCTTTGCCCAATGGAGAATAGGCCCATTCAAGTGCCTGGATAGATTTATTCTCCCGCCCAATTGCAGGG is a window of Spirosoma linguale DSM 74 DNA encoding:
- a CDS encoding phosphatidylserine decarboxylase-related protein (PFAM: phosphatidylserine decarboxylase-related~KEGG: phosphatidylserine decarboxylase; K01613 phosphatidylserine decarboxylase); this translates as MVLKAKPQALSPSIQALKELIEGDTVLTFLANNAFQQNGNIIEAHQATKDVPIPRIPDLETLLHAFNTILSMAPQYINDDLVGLPFSALVVGIDATLGGSTLFRLPMFNEKMKAILNEWAIFLDTPSSASGFTIDGKQWLSPTAKHQYEFDLWEKDSPTLPYWRSWDSFFTRKFLDSAKSRPIASPETNQVVICPNDGSLFCWQPQVKRKDVFWLKDMPYSLEDIFSSSVPEEDATIKQYKLAEMFEGGYVFQTYLNPYNFHRWWVPVNGEVLFDPIVIPGCFFSKVVLPDYGGATTASTPYLAEANARGLVVFKTEDYGYVCCIPLGMSEVSTVQFDEGIKQGAKVNKGDEMGMFHYGGSSFVVIYQNLPDKQLIFMDGDGNYYPQQPPPPGSSAGASNYNTNIGSQIGQWYSKCE